One stretch of Nocardioides perillae DNA includes these proteins:
- the obgE gene encoding GTPase ObgE: protein MALPTFVDRVVLHVSAGRGGNGVASVHREKFKPLGGPDGGNGGPGGSVVLRVDPGTTTLLDYHHSPKRRAEHGGHGAGAHRNGGHGKDLVLPVPDGTVVARPDGTVLADLVGPGTELVVAQGGRGGLGNAALASAKRKAPGFALLGEPGEELEIVLELKVVADVGLVGFPSAGKSSLIAAMSRARPKIADYPFTTLVPNLGVVTAGDTVFTVADVPGLIEGASEGRGLGHQFLRHVERCAALVHVVDTATIEPGRNPVEDLDVIESELSRYGGLEDRPRLVALNKVDVPDGRDIASFVVDELRERGLRVFEVSAASGEGLRALTFAMAEIVQAARAAAPVVEAERIVLRPPSVDGGEDFEVVLEEEGWRVRGTKPERWVRQTDFSNDEAVGFLADRLDRLGVEKRLLELGAVEGDAVLIGHPDDAVVFDFKPGMDAGAEVLGRRGEDNRFSDERPAARRRRLIDEAMPDRAEGETRADVARRLGLTVGEQTGRGTGSGQGPSSYEIGGADDPDWSESDPG, encoded by the coding sequence ATGGCCCTGCCCACCTTCGTCGACCGCGTGGTCCTCCACGTCAGCGCCGGTCGCGGCGGCAACGGCGTGGCCTCGGTGCACCGCGAGAAGTTCAAGCCGCTCGGTGGACCCGACGGGGGCAACGGCGGCCCTGGCGGCTCCGTGGTGCTCCGGGTGGACCCCGGCACCACGACGCTGCTCGACTACCACCACAGCCCCAAGCGCCGTGCCGAGCACGGCGGCCACGGGGCCGGTGCGCACCGCAACGGCGGCCACGGCAAGGACCTCGTGCTCCCCGTGCCCGACGGCACGGTCGTGGCGCGTCCCGACGGCACGGTGCTGGCCGACCTGGTCGGCCCGGGCACCGAGCTCGTCGTGGCCCAGGGCGGCCGCGGCGGCCTGGGCAACGCCGCCCTCGCCTCGGCCAAGCGCAAAGCACCCGGCTTCGCGCTCCTCGGCGAGCCCGGCGAGGAGCTCGAGATCGTGCTCGAGCTGAAGGTCGTCGCCGACGTGGGGCTCGTCGGCTTCCCGAGCGCCGGCAAGTCCTCGCTCATCGCCGCGATGTCGCGGGCACGGCCCAAGATCGCCGACTACCCGTTCACGACGCTGGTGCCCAACCTCGGCGTGGTCACGGCCGGCGACACCGTCTTCACGGTCGCCGACGTGCCGGGCCTGATCGAGGGGGCCAGTGAGGGCCGGGGGCTGGGCCACCAGTTCCTGCGCCACGTCGAGCGCTGCGCCGCGCTCGTCCACGTCGTCGACACGGCGACGATCGAGCCCGGCCGCAACCCGGTCGAGGACCTCGACGTGATCGAGTCCGAGCTCTCCCGCTACGGCGGTCTCGAGGACCGGCCCCGGCTGGTCGCGCTCAACAAGGTCGACGTGCCCGACGGGCGCGACATCGCCTCCTTCGTCGTCGACGAGCTGCGCGAGCGCGGCCTGCGTGTCTTCGAGGTCTCGGCCGCCTCCGGCGAGGGGCTCAGGGCCCTCACCTTCGCGATGGCCGAGATCGTGCAGGCGGCCCGCGCCGCGGCGCCGGTGGTCGAGGCGGAGCGCATCGTGCTGAGACCGCCGTCGGTCGACGGCGGCGAGGACTTCGAGGTCGTGCTCGAGGAGGAGGGCTGGCGCGTGCGCGGCACCAAGCCCGAGCGCTGGGTGCGCCAGACCGACTTCAGCAACGACGAGGCGGTCGGCTTCCTCGCCGACCGGCTCGACCGCCTCGGCGTCGAGAAGCGGCTGCTCGAGCTCGGCGCGGTCGAGGGCGACGCCGTGCTGATCGGCCATCCCGACGACGCCGTGGTCTTCGACTTCAAGCCCGGCATGGACGCCGGTGCCGAGGTGCTGGGCCGTCGCGGCGAGGACAACCGGTTCTCCGACGAGCGCCCCGCCGCGCGCCGCCGCCGCCTCATCGACGAGGCGATGCCCGACCGCGCCGAGGGCGAGACCCGCGCCGATGTCGCGCGCCGCCTCGGCCTCACCGTCGGCGAGCAGACCGGGCGCGGCACCGGGAGTGGGCAGGGCCCCTCGTCCTACGAGATCGGCGGTGCGGACGACCCCGACTGGTCCGAGAGCGACCCGGGGTGA
- the rpmA gene encoding 50S ribosomal protein L27, whose protein sequence is MAHKKGAASTKNGRDSNAQRLGVKRFGGQVVNAGEIIVRQRGTHFHPGSGVGRGGDDTLFALVGGAVEFGTKRGRKVVNVVPGA, encoded by the coding sequence ATGGCACACAAGAAGGGTGCGGCCTCGACCAAGAACGGTCGCGACTCCAACGCGCAGCGCCTCGGCGTCAAGCGCTTCGGCGGTCAGGTCGTCAACGCGGGCGAGATCATCGTCCGCCAGCGCGGCACGCACTTCCACCCCGGCAGCGGCGTGGGCCGCGGCGGCGACGACACCCTCTTCGCCCTCGTCGGCGGTGCCGTCGAGTTCGGCACCAAGCGCGGCCGCAAGGTCGTCAACGTCGTCCCGGGGGCGTGA
- the rplU gene encoding 50S ribosomal protein L21, whose amino-acid sequence MYAIVRAGATQQKVAVGDVIEIDKNATAPGESVTLPVVLLVDGETVTSDAATLGKASVTAEVLGATKGPKIVIQKYKNKTGYKKRQGHRQHYTQVKVTGINA is encoded by the coding sequence GTGTACGCGATCGTGCGCGCAGGCGCCACCCAGCAGAAGGTTGCCGTCGGCGACGTCATCGAGATCGACAAGAACGCCACGGCGCCCGGCGAGTCGGTGACCCTGCCCGTCGTGCTCCTCGTCGACGGCGAGACGGTCACCAGCGACGCCGCGACCCTCGGCAAGGCCTCGGTCACCGCCGAGGTGCTCGGCGCCACCAAGGGCCCGAAGATCGTCATCCAGAAGTACAAGAACAAGACCGGCTACAAGAAGCGCCAGGGTCACCGCCAGCACTACACCCAGGTCAAGGTCACCGGCATCAACGCCTGA
- the proB gene encoding glutamate 5-kinase — MSLRPEVTAARRVVVKVGSSSLTTAAGGIDPARVRRLVDVLASVRAAGAEVVLVSSGAIAAGLAPLGLARRPRGLAAQQAAASVGQGLLVHRYTEELARHGLTAGQVLLTVDDVTRRAHYRNAHQTFATLLELGVLPVVNENDTVATSEIRFGDNDRLAALVAHLVHADLLVLLSDVDGLYDGPPSRPGARLLTDVRSEADLAEVATGSVGAAGVGTGGMVTKVEAARIATGAGIPVVLTSADRAAEAVAGEPVGTLFHATGRRRPTRLLWLAHATDTRGALLLDAGAVRALTERRASLLAAGVTGVRGDFVAGDPVDLCGPDDAVVGRGLVNFDAAEVPRLVGRSTTDLKRELGAAYEREVVHRDDLVLLRRGRVG; from the coding sequence GTGAGCCTGCGCCCCGAGGTCACGGCGGCCCGCCGCGTCGTGGTGAAGGTGGGCTCGTCCTCGCTCACCACCGCCGCCGGCGGCATCGACCCGGCACGGGTGCGCCGCCTCGTCGACGTGCTCGCGTCGGTGCGGGCCGCCGGCGCCGAGGTCGTGCTGGTCTCCTCCGGCGCGATCGCCGCCGGCCTGGCGCCCCTCGGGCTCGCTCGGCGCCCGCGCGGGCTGGCGGCGCAGCAGGCCGCGGCCTCGGTGGGCCAGGGGCTGCTCGTGCACCGCTACACCGAGGAGCTCGCGCGCCACGGCCTCACCGCCGGGCAGGTGCTACTCACCGTCGACGACGTCACGCGGCGCGCGCACTACCGCAACGCCCACCAGACCTTCGCCACCCTGCTCGAGCTCGGGGTGCTGCCGGTCGTCAACGAGAACGACACGGTGGCGACCTCCGAGATCCGGTTCGGCGACAACGACCGCCTCGCCGCCCTCGTCGCCCACCTGGTGCACGCCGACCTCCTGGTGCTGCTCTCCGACGTCGACGGCCTCTACGACGGTCCGCCCAGCCGCCCGGGAGCGCGGCTGCTGACCGACGTGCGCTCGGAGGCCGACCTCGCGGAGGTCGCCACCGGGTCGGTGGGCGCCGCGGGCGTCGGCACCGGCGGCATGGTCACCAAGGTCGAGGCCGCCCGCATCGCCACGGGCGCCGGCATCCCGGTCGTGCTCACCTCCGCCGACCGCGCCGCGGAGGCCGTCGCCGGCGAGCCCGTCGGCACCCTCTTCCACGCCACCGGCCGACGGCGGCCGACCCGGCTGCTGTGGCTGGCCCACGCCACCGACACCCGCGGCGCGCTGCTGCTCGACGCCGGCGCGGTGCGCGCCCTCACCGAGCGGCGCGCGTCGCTGCTCGCGGCCGGGGTGACGGGGGTGCGCGGCGACTTCGTGGCCGGCGACCCGGTCGACCTGTGCGGGCCCGACGACGCGGTCGTCGGGCGGGGCCTGGTCAACTTCGACGCCGCCGAGGTGCCCCGCCTCGTGGGTCGCAGCACCACCGACCTCAAGCGCGAGCTGGGCGCGGCCTACGAGCGCGAGGTGGTCCACCGCGACGACCTGGTGCTGCTGCGGCGCGGCAGGGTCGGCTGA